Part of the Terrisporobacter glycolicus ATCC 14880 = DSM 1288 genome is shown below.
AGTAGGAAATCTAGCATTTGGATCATTTTTTGGTCCCCACATAGCATTTGCAGGTGGTGTTGCAGCAGCAGCTTATGCTGGTAGAAAAAGCACAGCTTTAAGAACAGGCCAACTGAGTAATGGGGAGACAGCTATACTAGCAGGTGAGGATGTATTTAATGGTTCTGATATTACATTTGCTTTAAATGCAAAGGGAGACTATTCTATTATTATTGTTGGGGGAATATTTGGGGTAATAGGATTTTTAATAAATCATTTATATGCAAATATAATAGGTTTACAAACAGATACAGTTGCTATGACAGTTGCAACATCAGGTATATTAGCAAGATTAATCTTGGGTAAAAGTGGGTTAATTGGTAAATACACAGGTACAAATTCAAGAGCATTTATATCAAAGGGCAATGAACTAGTTTACAATATTGCACTAGGTTTAGTAGTAGGCGTTGTAGTAAGTTATACAGGTGCAGTATTAATTGAGGGTGGAGTACCTATGGATTCAGTTAAAGGATCATATCCAGCCCTATGTTTTGGAATAAGTGCAATAACTTTAATTTTTGCACAATTTGGAACAGGAGTACCAACAACTCATCATATAAGTCTTCCTGCTGCAAATGCATTTGTACTGTCAGGAAATCCTATAGTAGGAATAATAGTTGCTATTTTATGTGCACTGTTAGGAGACTTCTTTACAAAAACATTTAATAGCTATGTTGATAGCCATATAGATCCACCTGCCTGTACTATATTTGTAATGACATTTATAATTTTAGCTATATTTGCTTAGTATTATATAATATTAGTACTTATTTTTTCTCAGTTTAGAATACTAATTGTAATTAATATAAAGTATAACAAGACTATAAATGCAAACACTTATATAAAGAGGTGAGTGCATGAGAGAAAATCGTAAAATAAAAGAACCTATAGTTGCCATAACAAAGGCACTAACAGAAGGAAAATCCTTAGAAAAAGCCTTAGATTTACTACCCATAGATAAAATTATACAAAAAGGAGATAAGGTAATAATCACACCAAACTGGGTAAAAGACAAACAAGCAAAAGAGGGCGTTGTAGTTGGGCCTAAAACTTTACAAAGGCTTATACAATATGTAAAAACAAAAGAGCCATCAGCGATATACATAGCCACAGGGTCTGGCGGAACAGAAACGACTGAGGTTATGATAAATGTGGGATATGATAAAGTAATAAAAGAAGAAGATGTTGAATTTATAGACATGAATTATGGAACATTTATTGAATTAAAATTAGATCATGACATAATCAAAACCACACCCATAAATAAAATAGTAGATGAAGCAGATGTAATAATATCATTTACTCAGCTAAAATATCACGAAGAAGCCACTGTTACAGCTAGTATTAAAAATATTGCCATGGGTTATCCTCCTGCAAGTGTTCATGGATTTCCAAAGAAACAAACAGGAATACATGAAGACTTACATGGCTTTATAAGAAGTTTTGCAAAGAAAGTTCCCATAGATTTGTCAATAATAAGTTTAGACAAGGCTATGATAGGTACAGGTCCAATATTTGGTCAGGCAGTAGATACGCCTGGTCTTATAATAGCAAGTACAGATCCTGTTGCAGCAGATAGTGTGGGAGCTAGACTACTTGGATTCTTACCACAAGGTGTGGCTTATTTGTATGGACTTTACAAGGATGGACTGGGAGAGGCGAATCCTATAAATATGACTATAAAAGGTATGGATTTAATAGAAGCAGAAAAAATATTTAGTAAGTCTGCCTATGGTAACAAGAAAAATATAGTGGACAGAGAAAAGCTAAAAGATATTCACGGGTAATATTTTAATAAAAGTGTAAGTGTCATAGTAAACTTTTTTTAACTTATAACATATCTTAGATTAATACAATATTATTTGTAAAATATTGTATTAATTCAAAATAGAAAGAAGACATATTATGAATGCTGACTTATTTAATGCTTTATTAACCATACTAACTGCAGTGATAACTATAGGTGGCGGATTTGTAATTAATTATTTGAAGAAAAAAATAAATAATGAAAAAATAGCAACTTATTATAATTTAGCAAAGCAAGTAGTTATGTATGTTGAGCAAACGAATCATGATTTATTAGGTAGTGCAAAAAAAGAATTAGCAGTTTCTAAAATCTTAGAGTTAACAAACAATAAGATTACTAAAGAACAAGCTGAGACACTTATAGAAGCAGCTGTATATGAAATAAAAAAAATTATTAATATAGCTAACTAATATCAGCTTAAACTTAAGTAAAAAGACTAATTTTTATTAGAAAAATATAAGAAGAGTATGTCCACTATTTTTAGTGAGATATACTCTTTTTATGTTTAATATGAAATTATTTTGTATTGTGCTTAATTAGTTTTTTTGAAAAAATAAGGACAATAAAAGATGCTAAAGCAAAAATCAATATATATGAAATCATTGTCCTTGAAAGACCTGTTGTTACTTCCGAATTATTAGGGTTATTTATATAAGATAGATACATGCTTTGTAGCAAGAAACTACCTTGCTCAGTTGATTTAGATGGAGAAATATCAACTTTGGATATCTTTGAAATATCAACCTTGCCATCAAATTTACTAAGAGGAATCATAAGTGTGGAAAGTGGTGTAATATTTGAATACATTGTTTGGGCTTCTTCATCTCTTAGGGATATACTAGTCATTTTACCAGGTTGATGCTGTAATGAATTTGTATTTGGTTCTGTAGAAATAGTATATGATGAACCGTTTTTATCAGTAAGAGTTATATCTAACATTTTATCTTTACCTTCATTAATAGGATCTGTTGAATTTTGCATGATTTCAAGACAAAGAGTATCAAATTTAGTAAAGTCATTGTTATTTGGAAGTTTAAAGCTGACTTTATCCTTTGTATTTTTAAAAGTAAGTGATACAAGAGGGTAATTGTTTGAAACTCCTGGTA
Proteins encoded:
- a CDS encoding DUF362 domain-containing protein, with translation MRENRKIKEPIVAITKALTEGKSLEKALDLLPIDKIIQKGDKVIITPNWVKDKQAKEGVVVGPKTLQRLIQYVKTKEPSAIYIATGSGGTETTEVMINVGYDKVIKEEDVEFIDMNYGTFIELKLDHDIIKTTPINKIVDEADVIISFTQLKYHEEATVTASIKNIAMGYPPASVHGFPKKQTGIHEDLHGFIRSFAKKVPIDLSIISLDKAMIGTGPIFGQAVDTPGLIIASTDPVAADSVGARLLGFLPQGVAYLYGLYKDGLGEANPINMTIKGMDLIEAEKIFSKSAYGNKKNIVDREKLKDIHG
- a CDS encoding phage holin, producing MNADLFNALLTILTAVITIGGGFVINYLKKKINNEKIATYYNLAKQVVMYVEQTNHDLLGSAKKELAVSKILELTNNKITKEQAETLIEAAVYEIKKIINIAN